The Aminipila terrae nucleotide sequence ACCCCAAGTCAGCTATGGGGATATAAAATTGCCCAAGGAAAAGAAAGTCGTAAAGGTTGGCTACTATCTCTATGACCGATATCAGGAAGTTGATAAAAACGGTGTATATTCAGGATATGGATATGACTACTTAAAAGAAATATCTCAATTTGCAGGATGGGACTATGAATTCATCATAGCTTCATTTCCGGATTGTATCAGAATGTTGGAAAATGGTGAGGTGGATATTGTTGGAGGAATAGATAAAGAAGCACTAAAGTCTGACAAAATCATCTATTCACACTTATCTAACAGAGTATCTCAGGCACAGTTATATACAAAAAATACCGATACACACTTAAATTTTGACGATTTTTCCAAGATTAACGGAATTTCTGTAGGGGTATTACAAGATGATTATCAAGAGTCCTATTTAGATGATTATTCCTATCAGAATCATATAAAATTACATAAAAAATACTATAAAACTCTGAAAGATATGGAAGCTGCTTTGGAAAAGGGTCAGGTTCAAGCAATTTTTACTTCTGTTGAGACAAATAAAAAATATAATAAAGTAATCGGCAGGATGGATCAACGCCCTCTGTATTATGGCATAAATAAGAATAACCAGGAATTGATGGGTGAGTTAAATAAGTCCATGCAGAATATAAAAAACAGCAATCCCTCTTATGATATGCAGATACAAAATAAATATTTTATTAAGGGAAACGTTGCAGCTCCATCTTTTACCGTGGAGGAACTTAACTATATAAATGAAAAAAGAACTGTAAAAGTTGCATATGATCAGGGCTGGCAGCCCATTGAATATTATGATAAGGAAACGGGAAATATAAAAGGCGTTACAAAAGACCTGTTTGACCTATTATCAAAATATACTGGGCTTAAGTTTGAGTTTATCAGAGCAAAAGATTTAAGTGAGGCTTTAAATGATGTAAAGACGGGAAAAGCGGATATGATTAGTCTGGTATCCCACGATTACAACATTTCAGATAAGAGGGCATATACACCTCCAGTATTTGTATTAATGCATCCCTGGTAGGGGTAATTGCAAAAGATCGTAATTTTGATGGTATAAAGCAGATTGCCATGCCAAAAGATTACTATCTGGATATACTCAAGAATTATGACGTAAAGGAATATGACACGGTAGAAGATTGCTTTGAAGCTGTTAACTCTGGGGAAGCGGATGCTACAATAGCCAATGCTTACGCTGCAAATTACTACCTGGCCAATCCTAAATTTGTAAATTTAATCAGACAGGATTTAATTGGATATTCTGAAGATTTATCTTTAGGGGTTTCGAAAAATGAAGATATTGAGCTTTTAAATATATTAAACAAGGGCCTTCACTGCATTTCTGATATGGAATTGTCAAATATTATTTTAAGTAATTATGTTGTATATGAACAACCTAAGTTTAGAA carries:
- a CDS encoding transporter substrate-binding domain-containing protein; the protein is MMKMNQHLIEILVRVSVAFLAFITMLVFIQPQVSYGDIKLPKEKKVVKVGYYLYDRYQEVDKNGVYSGYGYDYLKEISQFAGWDYEFIIASFPDCIRMLENGEVDIVGGIDKEALKSDKIIYSHLSNRVSQAQLYTKNTDTHLNFDDFSKINGISVGVLQDDYQESYLDDYSYQNHIKLHKKYYKTLKDMEAALEKGQVQAIFTSVETNKKYNKVIGRMDQRPLYYGINKNNQELMGELNKSMQNIKNSNPSYDMQIQNKYFIKGNVAAPSFTVEELNYINEKRTVKVAYDQGWQPIEYYDKETGNIKGVTKDLFDLLSKYTGLKFEFIRAKDLSEALNDVKTGKADMISLVSHDYNISDKRAYTPPVFVLMHPW